One genomic segment of Chitinophaga sancti includes these proteins:
- a CDS encoding FecR family protein, with protein sequence MENTINDKLLTRYLANEATASEKALVERWIALSWENRQYLDTLRQAWELADARQTLDYVLDEMNMDEKWTQFKQSKGKRVSSKRPVAILAAAAAICLLIVVNWQWIDKRPPTNIALSTRPVLHDSLHHATNTTGIPMKLTMGDGTDILLADQSALTWREPFTHNRAISMTGKAFFQVTKDDQHPFTVISGDIATTVLGTGFEVNTFHDIRVRLYTGKVMITSSNTGRMKNKVYLSPGQEFIYGNRIIVRSFLQNAASATRDNHPAEDPYIVNGDENNWYMFNNQSLEEVLNQLEALYKVRIIYNRSDIKDIYFTARYERTESLASILARIAKLNNFKITDNDSVMIIRK encoded by the coding sequence ATGGAAAATACAATCAACGATAAACTCCTGACCAGGTACCTGGCAAATGAGGCCACCGCCTCCGAAAAAGCCCTCGTCGAGCGCTGGATAGCACTCAGCTGGGAAAACCGCCAATACCTGGATACCCTCCGCCAGGCATGGGAACTCGCTGATGCCAGGCAGACACTCGATTATGTGCTGGATGAAATGAACATGGACGAAAAATGGACACAGTTCAAACAGTCAAAGGGGAAAAGAGTATCATCCAAAAGACCGGTCGCTATATTGGCCGCCGCCGCTGCCATCTGTCTACTCATTGTCGTTAACTGGCAATGGATCGATAAAAGACCACCTACCAATATTGCGCTGTCAACCAGACCTGTTTTGCATGACAGCCTGCATCATGCTACGAACACCACCGGTATACCCATGAAACTCACTATGGGAGATGGTACCGACATCCTGCTGGCTGATCAAAGCGCACTTACCTGGCGGGAACCATTCACCCACAACCGCGCGATCAGTATGACAGGAAAGGCATTTTTCCAGGTAACAAAAGACGACCAGCATCCATTCACAGTGATCAGTGGAGACATTGCTACGACAGTATTGGGAACGGGTTTCGAGGTCAATACATTTCATGATATCAGGGTCAGATTATACACTGGCAAGGTGATGATCACTTCTTCCAACACAGGAAGAATGAAGAACAAAGTATACCTCTCTCCCGGACAAGAATTTATTTATGGCAACCGGATCATCGTGCGCTCTTTCCTGCAGAACGCCGCTTCTGCTACGAGAGACAATCATCCTGCAGAAGATCCGTACATCGTTAATGGCGATGAGAACAACTGGTATATGTTCAACAACCAATCACTGGAAGAAGTGCTGAATCAACTCGAAGCGCTCTATAAGGTGAGAATTATTTATAATAGATCCGATATAAAGGATATCTATTTCACGGCCAGATATGAAAGAACAGAATCACTTGCATCAATCTTAGCACGAATTGCAAAATTGAACAACTTTAAGATTACCGACAATGATAGCGTTATGATAATTAGAAAGTAA
- a CDS encoding acetylxylan esterase has translation MIRLLFCLLLVQFAYAQQNSDSGYKKPLQDVLLDIQHRYGIKIRYTEAEVAGKYVTYADWRYRPDAEATVERVLAPLDLKVRKEKDKQYRLTSYEYYRWPVADGWAELDRIASQYHNEQEWESRKATLQPCILQALQLSPLPPKPASAPIVTAERKFDGYTVRNIAIEILPGVYMNGSLYAPAKSKGKIPVILNPDGHWKDQRYRPDCQYRCAALARMGAMAFSYDLFAWGESQLQFEEADHRRSLAMSVQALGTIRILDYLLSLKNADTSRVGITGGSGAGSHTVLMTAIDDRIKVSAPVVAISSYFYGGCPCESGMPVHGCGNRTDNVEIAAMAAPRPQLLVSDGGDWTDKMPEHDFPYLQKIYGYYGQTGKVSNVHLPAEGHDFGRNKRKAVYEFMAKYLQLNIAAADETRITIEQPAAMYVFGEKGEKLPAHAIHGFAQLEKLWNAPR, from the coding sequence ATGATAAGATTGCTATTCTGCCTGTTACTGGTACAGTTTGCCTACGCACAGCAAAACTCTGACAGTGGATATAAGAAACCCTTGCAGGATGTACTACTCGATATCCAGCACCGCTATGGTATCAAAATCCGGTACACGGAGGCAGAGGTAGCAGGTAAGTATGTGACTTATGCGGACTGGCGGTATCGCCCCGATGCAGAGGCGACGGTCGAGCGTGTACTCGCACCACTCGATCTGAAAGTAAGAAAGGAAAAGGATAAACAATACCGCCTCACCAGTTATGAATACTACCGCTGGCCTGTTGCCGATGGTTGGGCTGAGCTGGATCGGATCGCTTCGCAGTATCATAACGAACAGGAATGGGAAAGCAGAAAAGCAACATTACAACCCTGTATCCTGCAGGCATTACAATTGTCTCCATTACCACCTAAACCTGCATCTGCCCCCATCGTTACTGCGGAAAGAAAGTTTGATGGATACACTGTACGTAACATTGCCATAGAGATATTGCCAGGTGTATATATGAATGGTTCATTGTACGCTCCTGCTAAAAGCAAAGGAAAGATCCCTGTGATCCTCAACCCCGACGGGCATTGGAAAGATCAGCGATACAGACCTGACTGTCAATATCGCTGTGCTGCCTTAGCACGCATGGGGGCTATGGCTTTCAGCTACGATCTGTTCGCATGGGGTGAATCTCAGTTGCAATTTGAAGAAGCCGATCATCGTCGTAGTCTGGCCATGAGTGTACAGGCGCTTGGCACCATCAGGATACTTGATTATTTATTGTCTCTTAAAAATGCAGATACCAGCAGAGTAGGTATTACAGGTGGTTCAGGGGCGGGTAGTCATACGGTATTGATGACAGCCATTGATGACCGTATCAAAGTGAGTGCACCTGTAGTGGCCATCAGTTCTTATTTTTATGGTGGTTGCCCCTGCGAAAGTGGGATGCCCGTACATGGTTGCGGCAATAGAACAGACAATGTAGAAATTGCTGCTATGGCAGCTCCCAGACCACAGTTGTTAGTCAGCGATGGTGGCGACTGGACAGATAAAATGCCCGAACACGATTTCCCTTACCTGCAAAAGATCTACGGCTACTACGGCCAGACAGGCAAAGTATCCAATGTACACCTGCCTGCAGAAGGTCATGACTTTGGCCGCAACAAGCGCAAAGCAGTATATGAATTTATGGCTAAATATCTACAACTTAATATCGCCGCCGCAGACGAAACCAGAATAACTATTGAACAACCCGCCGCGATGTATGTGTTTGGAGAAAAAGGAGAGAAATTGCCCGCACATGCTATTCACGGATTTGCACAACTTGAAAAGCTATGGAATGCGCCACGTTAA
- a CDS encoding helix-turn-helix transcriptional regulator: protein MSELKVILKELGGKIKAIRKQKRMTQLDLEVSSGVHAGDISKIENGMKNPAATTLIKLAAALEVELNEFYPIKRSEY from the coding sequence ATGTCTGAACTAAAAGTAATATTAAAAGAGCTCGGCGGAAAGATCAAAGCAATTCGTAAGCAGAAAAGAATGACCCAGCTGGATCTCGAAGTTTCTTCCGGTGTACATGCCGGAGATATTTCGAAAATAGAAAATGGCATGAAAAATCCAGCTGCAACTACGCTCATCAAATTAGCTGCTGCACTCGAAGTTGAGCTGAATGAATTTTATCCTATCAAGAGGAGTGAATATTAA
- a CDS encoding alpha-L-arabinofuranosidase C-terminal domain-containing protein: MQRSLFTFIIALYSTAVFAQRQKVISPDLFGIFFEDISYAADGGLYAELIQNRSFEYTGSDHRGWNPMTAWEYTPKGFAYGKISVETKSPLNENNPHYVVLDIQDAGKEGLGLTNYGFNGISVKEGEQYDVSFFANKLAGNAMPVTVSLRNKKGDIYGETTFDIKDKNWQKYAASITVNKSDDSACLVIIAKGIGELALDQVSLFPKKTFKNRPNGMRADLAQAIADLHPKFMRFPGGCLVHGDGIANMYNWKNTIGPLEARVDQRNIWNYHQSMGLGYFEYFRFCEDIGAKPVPILAAAVSCQNSGGTWAIGGTGQKGIPMQDMQAYIQDVLDLIEFANGPATSAWGARRAAAGHPEPFHLEYLGIGNEDKMTPGFEERFTMIYNVVKAKHPEITVIGTAGPFSEGEDYEKGWEIVNKLKVPVVDEHYYNDPEWFLKNNFRYDKYDRKKAKVYVGEYASKGNRFINAISEAAYMTSLERNGDVVHMASYAPLLAKKGNANWNPDLIYFDNTGVYPTVNYYVQQLFSMNTGDVYISDVVTFDRKKDSTLAASCVKDTKTGDIIVKIINAGSTDAKVNVNLKAFGALQSMANVTILKEERGVPVSIETELTKGSMTLDALSMQVIRLHRK, encoded by the coding sequence ATGCAACGTTCATTATTTACATTTATCATCGCCCTTTATTCCACGGCTGTCTTTGCCCAACGACAGAAGGTTATCAGCCCTGACCTATTCGGTATCTTCTTTGAAGACATCAGCTATGCTGCTGACGGGGGATTGTATGCAGAACTCATCCAGAACCGTTCTTTTGAATATACAGGATCGGATCACAGGGGATGGAATCCAATGACTGCATGGGAGTATACACCCAAAGGATTTGCTTACGGCAAAATATCGGTGGAAACAAAATCACCGCTCAATGAAAACAATCCGCATTATGTAGTACTGGATATCCAGGATGCAGGAAAGGAAGGTCTTGGATTAACTAACTACGGTTTTAATGGCATCTCTGTAAAAGAAGGCGAACAGTACGATGTATCGTTCTTCGCAAATAAACTTGCTGGCAATGCCATGCCTGTCACAGTAAGTCTCCGCAACAAAAAAGGAGATATTTACGGCGAAACCACTTTCGATATAAAAGATAAAAACTGGCAGAAATATGCCGCCAGTATTACAGTGAATAAAAGCGATGACAGCGCCTGTCTGGTGATCATCGCAAAAGGTATTGGCGAACTGGCATTGGACCAGGTGTCGCTTTTTCCAAAGAAAACATTCAAAAACAGGCCAAACGGGATGAGGGCTGACCTGGCACAGGCGATTGCAGATCTGCACCCGAAATTTATGCGCTTTCCCGGTGGATGCCTGGTACATGGAGATGGTATCGCAAACATGTACAACTGGAAAAATACCATTGGTCCTTTAGAAGCACGTGTTGATCAGCGCAACATCTGGAACTATCACCAGTCAATGGGATTGGGTTATTTTGAATATTTCCGGTTCTGTGAAGACATCGGTGCTAAACCCGTACCTATCCTGGCCGCGGCTGTGAGTTGCCAGAATTCCGGTGGCACCTGGGCGATTGGTGGCACAGGTCAGAAAGGTATTCCTATGCAGGATATGCAGGCCTATATCCAGGATGTATTGGATCTGATAGAATTTGCAAATGGTCCCGCTACTTCTGCCTGGGGAGCCAGGCGTGCTGCTGCAGGTCATCCGGAGCCATTCCACCTTGAATACCTCGGTATTGGTAATGAAGATAAAATGACCCCCGGTTTTGAAGAACGCTTCACCATGATTTATAATGTTGTGAAAGCAAAACATCCGGAAATTACAGTCATTGGTACAGCTGGTCCTTTCTCTGAAGGGGAAGATTATGAGAAAGGATGGGAGATCGTGAACAAACTGAAAGTACCGGTAGTAGATGAGCATTATTATAATGACCCTGAATGGTTCCTGAAGAATAATTTCCGCTATGATAAGTATGACAGGAAAAAAGCAAAAGTGTATGTTGGCGAATATGCTTCTAAAGGCAACAGGTTTATCAATGCTATCTCTGAAGCTGCTTATATGACCAGCCTGGAAAGAAACGGTGATGTGGTACACATGGCTTCCTATGCGCCACTGCTTGCAAAGAAAGGAAATGCCAACTGGAATCCGGACCTGATCTACTTTGACAATACAGGTGTATATCCAACGGTGAATTACTATGTACAACAGCTGTTTTCCATGAATACAGGAGATGTATATATCAGTGATGTGGTGACTTTTGACCGTAAGAAAGATTCTACACTGGCAGCATCCTGTGTAAAGGATACAAAGACAGGAGATATCATTGTAAAGATTATAAATGCGGGTAGTACAGACGCTAAAGTAAATGTCAACCTGAAAGCTTTTGGTGCATTGCAATCAATGGCAAATGTGACAATATTAAAAGAAGAAAGGGGCGTACCTGTTTCTATTGAAACAGAATTAACAAAAGGAAGTATGACGCTGGATGCACTGAGTATGCAGGTAATACGACTCCACAGGAAATAA
- a CDS encoding alpha/beta hydrolase has product MASKTILFIHGMFQNPKSWSHWVDFFTERGYTCLAPAWPLHEGDPVSLREQPPAGLGELSLDTVVAAMERVVATLSEKPIAIGHSVGGLIVQLLSEKNMIAGGVCIDSVAPNAMLAFDWGFFKNSTLIANPFKGDHPFIMDEQSFHESFANTMTDESSNAAFRAFATHDSRNVLRDCLGRAGHVDLDLPHFPLLFIGGSDDQIIPAELNKKNAKAYTDDKSITTFKEFAHRGHFICGEPGWQEVATYAYQWIHANI; this is encoded by the coding sequence ATGGCATCTAAAACGATATTATTTATTCATGGGATGTTTCAAAACCCTAAAAGCTGGTCTCATTGGGTAGACTTCTTTACTGAAAGAGGATACACCTGTTTAGCGCCTGCATGGCCGTTGCATGAAGGTGATCCCGTATCATTACGCGAGCAGCCACCTGCAGGACTTGGCGAACTGAGTCTCGACACCGTTGTTGCAGCAATGGAAAGGGTAGTTGCAACACTATCGGAAAAACCTATTGCCATCGGGCATTCTGTAGGTGGTCTGATTGTACAGTTACTATCAGAGAAAAATATGATTGCAGGCGGTGTATGTATCGATTCTGTAGCCCCCAATGCCATGCTGGCTTTTGACTGGGGATTTTTCAAAAACAGTACGCTCATTGCCAATCCATTTAAAGGCGATCATCCTTTTATAATGGACGAACAATCCTTCCATGAATCATTTGCTAATACAATGACGGATGAAAGCTCTAATGCTGCCTTTCGTGCTTTTGCAACGCATGACAGCCGGAATGTATTAAGAGATTGTCTGGGCCGTGCCGGACACGTAGACCTGGATCTGCCGCATTTCCCTTTATTATTTATTGGCGGCAGCGATGACCAGATCATTCCTGCGGAACTGAATAAGAAGAATGCGAAGGCTTATACAGATGATAAGAGTATTACAACATTCAAGGAATTTGCGCACAGGGGGCACTTCATTTGCGGGGAGCCCGGATGGCAGGAAGTGGCAACATATGCGTATCAATGGATTCACGCAAATATCTAA
- a CDS encoding response regulator produces MKCGKILVIDDDSEDMVIIREAMEMINADNVMMFAEGGEKALQLLETRFSAEQVVPCLIVLDLNMPKMNGTQTLANLKADDRFRNIPVIIYSTSINPFEKAKCVTLGAHAYITKPVSVKESLETAQVFLNFCQAD; encoded by the coding sequence ATGAAATGTGGAAAAATACTGGTTATTGACGACGACTCTGAAGATATGGTTATTATCAGAGAAGCCATGGAAATGATCAATGCTGATAATGTGATGATGTTTGCCGAAGGTGGCGAAAAGGCCCTGCAATTGCTGGAAACGCGCTTTAGCGCAGAACAGGTAGTTCCTTGTCTGATTGTACTGGACCTGAACATGCCAAAAATGAACGGTACACAGACACTGGCAAACCTGAAGGCAGATGACCGCTTCAGGAATATTCCTGTTATCATCTACTCTACCTCTATCAATCCTTTTGAAAAAGCGAAATGTGTCACCTTAGGTGCACATGCATATATTACCAAACCTGTATCTGTCAAAGAAAGCCTGGAAACAGCGCAGGTGTTTCTGAATTTCTGCCAGGCAGATTGA
- a CDS encoding TonB-dependent receptor produces MKCKQPWTRASMIALIFLPLWTFAQTKMSDVKGIVHSEDNHPVIGATVVIRNTKSNFTTGAKTDTAGLFNASVPAGGPYLFTITSIGFEPKNYSGYQLRPGTTFTLDVSLKAAVGSLDQVVVVGYGTQRKSSLTGAVASLNTENLQQRPVTRVDQALIGQMAGISVKQTTGTPGKAFSVQVRGAASISAGNEPLYVIDGFPLSTAAPGSAGSFGSGNPLDNINPDDIESIQVLKDAASSAIYGSRGGNGVVLITTKRGKTGKAEISFNANAGYSKAVKKLDVLSGKEWIDRATEMINQQWVNSGANRTAAQRNDERRTLLGLPAGGIDINYMTDDRWTQPNYGGLKFIDWQDEAFRQASLQNYQLSARGGTGTLNYFLSGNYTKTDGLVKKTDYTLYSVRANFEVKANDRLKLGLNINPSYSITNDPGVEGKDNILHQLVSATPVQLFDAENVNVFTYDRYPWSVSNNSPVAKLLYFIGATRRFRTLTSLYGDYEIMKDLQFKTTVNLDNTDNTSKTYQPNGVTVSSYSTRLASPNAGTYGALSQYRRQTFVNENTFNYNHNFGQAHDVSLLAGFSYNSDYLYANLERSSGGFNYSNITTLNGAVAITGNSTETQNKLLSFFGRAQYAYKGKYLLSASLRRDGSSRFGNNTKWALFPAASVGWNVTDEPFLRNVKPLNNLKLRVSYGQTGNYNIGDYASIALLTAANASLNNTSVAGQTQGSIVNPDLTWEKSQTIDGGIDFGFFNNRLTGSIDYYNKITSSLLLNVPILATTGFQTYLSNAGKVKNNGWEFELNAKVISTKDFSWNLGGNLTLTKNKLVALPNGQTQIVIPSRLGDAAVHSILKVGEPIYSIYVLKRIGVLSQEDIDKGVPLYTSETAGDPKYFDANGDGVINSSDRVIAGKPSPDKIWGVNSTFRYKNFDFGLLVQGQSGGAIYSLLGRAINRVGMSSLENTLGIMRDRWRSAEEPGNGITSKAVTSTTYIANTDWLYSSNYWRVRSITLGYNLGNALKAKQINAARIYITAENYFGHDRYYGGFNPEAANTDVSGSTSFPEAGDYGGLPLPKSLIFGLNITF; encoded by the coding sequence ATGAAATGTAAGCAACCCTGGACCCGGGCTTCCATGATAGCCCTGATCTTCCTACCCTTATGGACCTTTGCGCAAACAAAAATGAGCGACGTAAAAGGGATCGTTCACAGTGAAGATAATCATCCCGTAATAGGCGCCACCGTTGTGATCCGCAACACAAAAAGCAATTTCACCACCGGCGCAAAGACTGACACCGCTGGTCTGTTCAATGCCAGCGTACCTGCCGGTGGCCCATACCTTTTTACCATTACCAGTATCGGTTTTGAGCCAAAGAATTATTCCGGTTATCAGCTCAGACCCGGTACTACCTTTACGCTGGACGTATCACTCAAGGCTGCTGTCGGCTCGCTGGACCAGGTGGTGGTAGTAGGTTATGGCACCCAGCGCAAATCCAGTCTGACCGGTGCTGTGGCCTCTCTCAATACAGAGAACCTGCAGCAACGACCTGTGACCCGGGTAGATCAGGCACTCATTGGCCAGATGGCCGGTATCTCGGTGAAACAAACAACTGGTACCCCCGGCAAGGCTTTCAGCGTACAGGTAAGAGGTGCTGCTTCTATCTCTGCCGGCAATGAGCCTTTGTATGTGATAGATGGTTTTCCATTGTCTACTGCGGCTCCCGGCTCTGCGGGCAGCTTTGGCAGTGGAAATCCACTGGATAATATCAACCCTGATGATATCGAATCCATACAGGTCTTAAAAGACGCCGCTTCTTCTGCCATCTACGGATCCAGAGGCGGCAATGGGGTAGTGCTCATCACTACCAAAAGAGGGAAAACCGGTAAGGCAGAAATCAGTTTCAATGCCAACGCAGGTTATTCAAAAGCTGTAAAAAAACTGGATGTGCTCAGTGGTAAAGAATGGATAGACAGAGCAACTGAAATGATCAATCAACAATGGGTGAACTCAGGCGCTAACAGGACTGCGGCACAGCGCAACGATGAGAGAAGAACACTCCTTGGCTTACCTGCCGGTGGTATTGACATCAACTATATGACGGATGATCGCTGGACACAACCCAACTACGGTGGTTTGAAATTCATCGACTGGCAGGATGAAGCATTCAGACAAGCTTCTTTACAGAACTACCAGTTATCTGCCAGAGGTGGTACAGGCACGCTGAATTATTTCCTTTCCGGTAATTATACCAAAACGGATGGCCTGGTGAAAAAGACGGATTATACCTTGTATTCCGTACGGGCCAACTTCGAAGTAAAGGCGAATGACAGACTCAAACTGGGATTGAACATCAACCCCTCCTACTCTATCACCAATGATCCCGGTGTAGAAGGGAAAGACAATATCCTGCATCAACTGGTATCAGCTACCCCCGTGCAGCTATTCGATGCAGAAAATGTAAACGTATTCACCTACGACCGTTATCCATGGTCCGTTTCCAACAATAGCCCGGTAGCTAAGCTGCTGTATTTTATTGGCGCAACCAGGCGTTTCAGAACATTGACCAGTCTGTATGGTGATTATGAAATAATGAAAGATCTACAATTTAAGACGACCGTAAACCTCGACAATACGGATAACACATCAAAGACTTACCAACCCAATGGTGTCACTGTATCCTCTTATTCTACAAGGCTTGCATCTCCCAATGCCGGTACGTATGGAGCACTGTCACAATACCGTCGTCAGACATTCGTCAATGAGAATACTTTTAACTACAATCACAACTTTGGGCAAGCGCATGACGTATCATTGCTGGCAGGTTTCTCTTACAACAGTGATTACCTCTACGCCAATCTGGAAAGATCTTCAGGTGGCTTCAACTATAGTAACATCACCACACTCAATGGCGCTGTAGCGATCACAGGTAATAGTACAGAAACGCAGAACAAACTGCTCTCCTTCTTTGGCAGGGCACAATATGCATACAAAGGGAAATACCTGTTGTCTGCCAGCTTGCGTCGCGATGGTTCCTCCCGCTTTGGTAACAATACCAAATGGGCCTTATTCCCCGCTGCTTCTGTAGGATGGAATGTAACAGACGAACCATTTCTGCGCAATGTAAAACCATTGAATAACCTGAAACTCCGTGTGAGCTATGGTCAGACCGGCAACTACAATATCGGGGATTATGCCAGCATAGCATTGCTCACGGCCGCCAATGCATCACTGAACAATACATCGGTAGCAGGTCAAACACAGGGCTCAATTGTGAATCCTGATCTTACATGGGAGAAGAGTCAGACCATCGATGGAGGTATTGATTTTGGTTTCTTCAATAACCGTCTCACAGGTTCCATCGATTACTATAACAAAATTACATCCAGTCTGCTGCTGAATGTGCCCATTCTTGCCACCACAGGTTTTCAGACCTACCTGAGCAATGCAGGAAAAGTGAAAAACAATGGATGGGAGTTCGAACTAAATGCGAAAGTCATCAGCACGAAAGACTTTAGCTGGAACCTGGGCGGGAACCTGACCCTCACTAAAAACAAACTGGTAGCATTGCCAAACGGACAAACACAAATCGTAATTCCATCCAGACTGGGCGATGCAGCAGTACATAGCATACTGAAAGTAGGTGAGCCGATTTACAGCATCTATGTATTAAAAAGGATTGGTGTATTGAGCCAGGAAGATATTGACAAAGGCGTACCCCTGTACACCAGTGAAACAGCTGGCGATCCAAAGTATTTTGATGCCAACGGCGACGGTGTGATCAACAGTAGTGACCGTGTGATAGCAGGCAAGCCCAGTCCTGATAAGATATGGGGCGTCAACAGTACCTTCCGGTACAAAAACTTTGACTTCGGATTGCTGGTACAGGGACAAAGCGGTGGCGCCATTTACTCTTTACTGGGCAGGGCCATCAACCGTGTCGGTATGAGCTCTCTGGAAAATACCCTGGGCATTATGCGGGATCGCTGGCGCTCTGCCGAAGAACCGGGTAATGGCATTACCAGTAAGGCAGTGACCAGTACGACCTACATCGCTAATACCGACTGGTTATATTCCTCCAACTATTGGAGAGTACGCAGCATCACGCTGGGTTATAACCTTGGCAATGCATTGAAAGCAAAACAGATCAATGCCGCCAGGATATACATCACGGCCGAAAACTACTTTGGTCATGACAGATACTATGGTGGATTTAACCCTGAAGCTGCCAACACCGATGTAAGCGGAAGCACCTCCTTCCCCGAAGCGGGCGACTATGGCGGTCTACCACTGCCCAAATCACTGATATTCGGCTTAAACATCACCTTTTAA
- a CDS encoding RNA polymerase sigma-70 factor has translation MTLLPESRQQDLSFHDLRLESNFETFFRVLYPQLCVYCKIKYNFNMHLAEDIVNTSFSKLWEARHTLNPTLSAKAYLFKIVNNQCLNTLKHQKVQDQYTQAQLNAADPLTATDDLDLKQLRDAIDIAIAELPDQMRKIFELNRHDGLKYSEIAALLHLSVKTVETQMSRALLKLRKKLAAFIH, from the coding sequence ATGACTTTACTACCCGAAAGCCGCCAGCAAGACCTTTCATTCCATGACCTCCGCCTGGAATCCAACTTTGAAACCTTCTTCAGGGTACTTTACCCTCAACTCTGTGTATACTGCAAAATCAAATACAACTTCAACATGCACCTCGCCGAAGACATCGTAAATACCTCCTTCTCCAAACTATGGGAAGCCCGCCATACCCTCAACCCGACCCTCTCTGCCAAAGCATATCTATTCAAAATAGTTAACAACCAATGCCTTAACACCCTCAAACACCAAAAGGTACAGGATCAGTATACCCAGGCCCAGCTCAATGCAGCTGATCCTTTGACCGCCACGGACGATCTCGACCTCAAACAACTCCGCGATGCCATCGACATAGCCATTGCCGAACTACCTGACCAGATGCGAAAAATATTTGAACTCAACCGCCACGACGGACTTAAATACTCCGAAATAGCAGCACTACTGCATTTATCTGTCAAAACTGTAGAAACCCAGATGAGCCGGGCACTACTAAAACTCAGGAAAAAACTGGCCGCCTTTATCCACTAA